Proteins from one Pyrobaculum neutrophilum V24Sta genomic window:
- the aroE gene encoding shikimate dehydrogenase: MYFAVIGTHVRGKSASPAMHNASFKALGVNAVYIAVDVPREELPCFLKLARLNLRGFNVTIPHKEEVVKHLDGVAADARAIGAVNTVLVERNLLVGYNTDASAVYQLAGSHMRGADVLIVGAGGAARAALFAAIKAEARAVYIANRTYERAEALAREFAEKFKREVKAVRSPVKADVVVNATPVYDAMVADLSGASLYVDFAYIPTPRTKMVEEAQRLGIKVVDGVDLLVEQGAQAEKIWLGVEPDRTVMKRAVLEFLGI; the protein is encoded by the coding sequence ATGTACTTCGCGGTGATAGGCACACACGTGAGGGGGAAGTCGGCGAGCCCCGCCATGCACAACGCCTCTTTCAAAGCCCTCGGGGTCAACGCCGTGTATATAGCCGTCGACGTGCCGAGGGAGGAGCTACCCTGCTTCCTCAAGCTCGCCAGGCTGAACCTAAGAGGCTTCAACGTCACTATCCCCCACAAGGAGGAGGTGGTGAAGCACCTCGACGGCGTTGCGGCAGACGCCAGAGCCATAGGCGCTGTGAACACTGTGCTTGTGGAGAGGAACCTCCTCGTCGGCTACAACACAGACGCCTCGGCGGTCTACCAGCTGGCGGGCTCCCACATGAGGGGGGCAGACGTGTTGATAGTGGGCGCAGGGGGCGCCGCGAGGGCCGCCCTCTTCGCCGCGATCAAGGCCGAGGCCAGGGCCGTCTACATAGCCAACAGGACCTACGAGAGGGCCGAGGCCCTAGCCAGGGAGTTCGCCGAGAAGTTCAAGAGGGAGGTAAAAGCCGTGAGGAGCCCCGTCAAGGCGGACGTGGTCGTAAACGCGACCCCCGTCTACGACGCCATGGTGGCAGACCTCAGCGGCGCCTCTCTCTACGTGGACTTCGCCTACATCCCAACCCCCAGGACAAAGATGGTGGAGGAGGCCCAGAGGCTAGGGATAAAGGTGGTAGACGGGGTAGACCTACTGGTGGAGCAGGGGGCTCAAGCCGAGAAGATCTGGCTCGGAGTAGAGCCGGACAGAACAGTTATGAAGAGGGCCGTCCTCGAGTTCCTAGGGATATGA
- a CDS encoding pyrroline-5-carboxylate reductase family protein → MTVGVVGAGKLGSQLALRLRGDGVRVIASVKTERSRQRLSALGLEAYTDNRPVVEGSDLLLLAVKPANLPELDFHVDKPLVSFVAGASTEALRRLSSRPYRAMTNVGLTAIAVAGPYDEEVNSVLSRIAPTFWVEERLIDPLTVLLGSGPAIVAELALALVRAGVNIGIPWDLSREVVLSLMASLPHLDERFTLEKLAQYVATPGGTTIKALLELYPAEAQLGRAVEEAYRRILEMRR, encoded by the coding sequence CTGACGGTTGGGGTAGTGGGCGCCGGCAAGTTGGGTAGCCAGCTGGCGCTGCGCCTAAGGGGAGACGGGGTGAGGGTAATCGCGTCGGTAAAAACGGAGAGGTCTAGGCAGAGGCTCTCTGCCCTTGGCCTAGAGGCGTATACTGACAACAGGCCCGTGGTGGAGGGCAGCGACCTCCTCCTCCTCGCCGTGAAGCCGGCTAATCTCCCGGAGCTTGACTTCCATGTGGATAAGCCGCTCGTCTCCTTCGTGGCTGGCGCGTCGACGGAGGCCCTGAGGAGGCTCTCCTCCCGGCCCTACAGGGCTATGACCAACGTTGGTCTTACGGCCATCGCCGTGGCTGGCCCCTACGACGAGGAGGTAAACTCCGTGCTCTCCCGGATAGCGCCCACCTTCTGGGTGGAGGAGCGCCTCATAGACCCCCTCACCGTGTTGCTGGGCTCGGGGCCGGCCATCGTGGCTGAGCTCGCGCTTGCCCTCGTGAGAGCCGGCGTAAACATCGGCATCCCCTGGGACCTCTCCAGGGAGGTGGTCCTATCTCTCATGGCCTCCCTCCCCCACCTCGACGAGAGGTTCACCCTGGAGAAGCTGGCGCAGTACGTGGCGACCCCCGGCGGCACTACGATAAAGGCGTTGCTCGAGCTTTACCCAGCCGAGGCTCAGCTGGGCAGAGCCGTGGAGGAGGCCTACAGGAGGATCCTAGAGATGAGGAGGTAG
- the aroC gene encoding chorismate synthase: MNTFGRELRITTFGESHGKAIGVVIDGVPAGLELTEEDIKRELERRMFCHIPVLNPRCEPEEVEILSGVKEGYTQGTPIAVVIWNRRVISSYYEELWMKPRPGHADFAYYLKYGRHYDHRGGGRASGRTTAAVVAAGAVAKKMLALAGAEVAGHIVELGGVEINASYTYEDVKKSWGRPLPVVDQQALDKMLEKIREAAMRGDSIGGGVEVWAVGVPPGLGEPHFGKIKADIAAAAFSIPGAIALDWGMGRALAKMWGSEANDPITVANGRPTLATNKIGGVLGGITVGTPIYFRAWFKPTPSVRKPQQTVDLAKMEPTTIEFKGRYDVSIVPKALVALEAITAVALADHLLRAGLIRRDKPLGR; the protein is encoded by the coding sequence ATGAACACCTTCGGAAGAGAGCTCCGGATAACCACCTTCGGCGAATCCCACGGCAAGGCCATAGGCGTGGTGATAGACGGCGTGCCGGCTGGGCTGGAACTGACGGAGGAGGACATCAAGAGGGAGCTGGAGAGGAGGATGTTCTGCCACATACCAGTCCTCAACCCGAGGTGCGAGCCGGAGGAGGTGGAGATACTATCCGGCGTGAAGGAGGGCTACACCCAGGGCACCCCCATAGCCGTCGTGATATGGAACAGACGCGTCATCTCCAGCTACTACGAGGAGCTCTGGATGAAGCCCAGGCCGGGCCACGCCGACTTCGCCTACTACCTCAAATACGGCAGACACTACGACCACAGGGGGGGAGGCAGAGCCTCCGGTAGAACAACCGCGGCTGTGGTGGCGGCGGGGGCAGTCGCCAAGAAGATGCTCGCCCTAGCCGGCGCCGAGGTGGCCGGCCACATAGTCGAGCTAGGCGGCGTCGAGATAAACGCCAGCTACACCTACGAAGACGTCAAAAAAAGCTGGGGGCGGCCCCTCCCCGTGGTGGATCAACAAGCCCTAGACAAAATGCTGGAAAAGATCCGGGAGGCCGCCATGAGGGGAGACAGCATAGGCGGGGGGGTGGAGGTCTGGGCCGTGGGGGTGCCGCCCGGCCTGGGGGAGCCCCACTTCGGCAAGATAAAAGCCGACATAGCCGCCGCCGCCTTCTCCATACCAGGCGCCATAGCGCTCGACTGGGGCATGGGCAGAGCGCTGGCGAAGATGTGGGGAAGCGAGGCCAACGACCCCATAACAGTCGCCAACGGCAGGCCAACCCTCGCCACCAACAAAATCGGCGGCGTCCTCGGCGGAATAACCGTGGGAACCCCCATATACTTCAGAGCCTGGTTCAAGCCCACCCCCTCCGTCAGAAAGCCGCAGCAGACGGTGGACCTAGCCAAGATGGAGCCTACGACGATAGAGTTCAAGGGGAGATACGACGTGTCCATAGTCCCCAAAGCCCTCGTGGCGCTGGAGGCCATCACGGCGGTAGCACTCGCCGACCACCTACTCAGGGCAGGTCTCATAAGAAGAGATAAGCCGCTGGGGAGATAG
- a CDS encoding alcohol dehydrogenase catalytic domain-containing protein: MRGYLLGKFGEPPALVELEKPRAAPGRVVVKVAAAGVCYRDFLTWRGLQRARLPVVPGHEFAGVVEEVGEGVAEFKPGDAVAGMMYEYCGVCENCRSGREYLCRSRRIYGEDLHGAFAEYISVDRKSLVKIPPGVPLEAASFAACVLSTVVRGVRKIGVAPGMRVLVTGAGGGVGIHAVQIAKAYGAKVIAVTSPSKAEAVGKYADYVISEKAFSEEVKKLGGADGAVEAVGGPTLEQTVRSLNWGARVALIGNVDPQPAPLPLGLLILKEVEILPVIQGGRRDLEEALRLLASGAVKPVYTVHSFSELPKLIAETPNATHIGRRVVKIDI; the protein is encoded by the coding sequence ATGCGGGGGTACCTCCTGGGGAAGTTCGGAGAGCCCCCCGCCCTTGTGGAGCTGGAGAAGCCGAGGGCTGCCCCCGGCAGAGTTGTCGTGAAGGTGGCGGCGGCCGGCGTCTGCTACAGGGACTTCCTCACGTGGCGCGGCCTCCAGAGGGCTAGGTTGCCGGTGGTTCCAGGCCACGAATTCGCCGGCGTGGTGGAGGAGGTGGGGGAGGGCGTGGCGGAGTTTAAGCCGGGGGACGCCGTGGCCGGCATGATGTATGAGTACTGCGGCGTCTGTGAAAACTGCAGATCCGGTAGGGAGTACCTCTGCCGAAGTAGGAGGATATACGGCGAGGACCTCCACGGCGCCTTCGCCGAGTACATATCGGTGGACAGGAAATCCCTTGTGAAAATACCGCCGGGGGTGCCCCTGGAGGCTGCCTCCTTCGCCGCCTGCGTCCTCTCCACAGTCGTGAGGGGCGTTAGAAAAATCGGCGTGGCGCCAGGCATGCGGGTGCTGGTGACCGGGGCGGGCGGCGGCGTGGGGATCCACGCGGTTCAGATAGCCAAGGCCTACGGGGCGAAGGTCATAGCCGTGACGAGCCCCAGCAAGGCGGAGGCCGTGGGCAAATACGCCGACTACGTAATCTCCGAGAAGGCCTTCTCAGAAGAGGTGAAGAAGCTAGGGGGCGCAGACGGCGCGGTGGAAGCCGTCGGGGGGCCTACCCTGGAGCAGACCGTGAGATCCCTCAACTGGGGCGCCCGCGTGGCCTTGATTGGGAACGTCGACCCCCAGCCGGCGCCCCTCCCACTGGGCCTCCTCATACTGAAGGAGGTGGAGATACTGCCAGTGATCCAGGGAGGTAGGAGGGACCTAGAGGAGGCGTTGAGGCTCCTCGCCTCCGGCGCCGTAAAGCCGGTGTACACGGTACACAGCTTCTCGGAGCTACCCAAGCTCATCGCCGAGACCCCAAACGCCACAC
- a CDS encoding PhoH family protein, with protein MFDKLKPMTIGQERAVNVLKDPDNELIGLFGPTGTGKSLLSIAYGIWAVESGKAKRFIIARPIVDVATGEVLTPERLGEMYYRIAAAYLEDILGPYAEREYIERLLKEERVIVTDVSYLRGRTFDDSVIFLDDAQNVRPESAAEMLIRLGRGSRLIVAGDPIFQRPSDVEKDGATLLREALLGEEKAEVVDLGVKDIVRPGARRGIKLALELRMRKRQLSEVERYIYETARIFAPDADIITAVEFRTDKDSLGIRGENVPDAIVVVKEGQLGRVVGKGGERVKTIEGEVGARLRLLEMSLDFKQWVRAVHPVGWISKHIVDADFAGPELMVQVRKSEFGAFIGQRGAYIRLIDRVFRKLLGIGVRAVEAEE; from the coding sequence ATGTTTGACAAGCTTAAGCCTATGACTATTGGCCAGGAGAGGGCTGTGAACGTGCTGAAGGACCCCGACAACGAGCTTATAGGCCTCTTCGGCCCCACCGGCACCGGCAAATCTCTTCTGAGCATCGCCTACGGGATCTGGGCGGTGGAGAGCGGGAAGGCGAAGAGGTTCATAATCGCTAGGCCGATCGTAGACGTGGCGACCGGCGAGGTGCTTACGCCGGAGAGGCTAGGCGAGATGTACTACCGAATAGCTGCCGCGTACCTTGAGGACATACTGGGGCCCTACGCCGAGAGGGAATACATAGAGAGGCTTCTGAAGGAGGAGCGGGTTATCGTAACCGACGTGTCCTACCTCAGGGGGAGGACCTTCGACGACAGCGTGATATTTCTAGACGATGCGCAGAACGTGCGCCCCGAGAGCGCCGCCGAGATGTTGATAAGGCTGGGGAGGGGTAGCAGACTTATCGTGGCGGGGGACCCCATCTTCCAAAGGCCCTCCGACGTGGAGAAAGACGGAGCGACCCTCCTGAGGGAGGCTCTGTTGGGGGAGGAGAAGGCCGAGGTGGTGGATCTGGGGGTTAAAGACATCGTGAGGCCGGGCGCGAGGAGGGGGATAAAGCTCGCCCTCGAGCTTAGGATGAGGAAGAGGCAGCTGTCCGAGGTGGAGAGGTACATATACGAGACCGCGAGGATTTTTGCCCCCGACGCCGACATAATAACCGCCGTGGAGTTCAGGACGGATAAGGACTCGCTGGGGATAAGGGGGGAGAACGTCCCAGACGCAATAGTCGTGGTCAAGGAGGGCCAGCTGGGGAGGGTGGTGGGGAAAGGCGGCGAGCGCGTCAAGACCATAGAGGGGGAGGTGGGGGCGCGGCTACGTCTGCTCGAGATGTCCCTCGACTTCAAGCAGTGGGTGAGGGCCGTCCACCCGGTGGGGTGGATCTCGAAGCACATAGTAGACGCCGACTTCGCGGGGCCGGAGCTCATGGTGCAGGTGAGAAAAAGCGAGTTCGGCGCCTTCATAGGCCAGAGGGGCGCCTATATAAGGCTAATAGACAGGGTTTTCAGGAAGTTGCTCGGCATAGGCGTTAGGGCGGTGGAGGCGGAGGAGTAG
- a CDS encoding NUDIX hydrolase, translating into MERPVVAVAAAAVRGGEILLIKRKYPPSAGKWSLPGGHVELGEKLEEAVLRELKEETGLEGVVKRFLKPVEYIEREGGRVKYHFVILVYLVEVADGAQPKASDDAEDAAFVPVEKALEMDLTKTTREVIDYLLISRILL; encoded by the coding sequence GTGGAGCGCCCCGTCGTAGCGGTGGCCGCGGCCGCGGTTAGAGGCGGCGAGATCCTCCTGATAAAGAGGAAGTACCCGCCCAGCGCCGGCAAGTGGAGCCTCCCGGGGGGACACGTGGAGTTGGGGGAGAAGCTCGAGGAGGCCGTCCTCCGGGAGCTCAAGGAGGAGACTGGTCTAGAGGGCGTGGTGAAGCGCTTCCTAAAGCCCGTGGAGTACATCGAGCGGGAGGGAGGACGCGTCAAGTACCACTTCGTCATCCTGGTGTATCTAGTCGAGGTAGCCGACGGCGCGCAGCCCAAGGCTTCAGACGACGCAGAGGACGCCGCCTTCGTGCCAGTGGAAAAGGCGCTGGAGATGGATCTCACGAAAACCACAAGGGAGGTTATAGACTACCTCCTCATCTCTAGGATCCTCCTGTAG